The Cervus canadensis isolate Bull #8, Minnesota chromosome X, ASM1932006v1, whole genome shotgun sequence genome contains a region encoding:
- the LOC122434429 gene encoding melanoma-associated antigen D4-like, whose amino-acid sequence MAEGSYRKESEGYNVEDMDEGSDEVGEEDMVEGNDYEEFGAFGGYGALTSFDIRILRAFGSLGPGFRILANEPWELENPVLARTLLEAFRMDPETLANETAARAANVARAAASNQAARAAATAARATYNQVVTNHHPVATHQASGGDTQPLTSAAQAPAATPETSVASPHSSQMLVNSEMAAPGAPARSSQPQTSSQAQEAAAEGPSTACAFPQASRASEMDATRPKTAFLGQKDAFDFSQPAGVSGMAFPRPKRPAPAQEAATEGPSVASRGTQAASTGEGAATRPKTTKSGKALAKTRWVEPQNVVAAAAAKAKMATSIPEPESAAATSQQSAEPWARMGGKRTKKSKHLDDEYESSEEEREPPAVPPTWRASQPLLTTARPQMAPRPPMALRSQVPSRHVLCLPPRNVTLLQERANKLVKYLMIKDYKKIPIKRSDMLKDVIREYDEHFPEIIERATYTLEKKFGIHLKEIDKEEHLYILVCTRDSSARLLGKTKDTPRLSLLLVILGVIFMNGNRASEAVLWEALRKMGLRPGVRHPFLGDLRKLITEDFVKQKYLEYKKVPSSSPPEYEFLWGLRACHETSKMRVLRFIAQYQNRDPREWRAHFLEAVDDAFKTMDVDMAEEHARAQMRAQMNIGEEALIGRWSWDDIQVELLTWDEDGDFGDAWSRIPFAFWARYHQYILNSNRANRRGTWRAGVSSGTNGAASASMLDGPSTSSTIRTRNAARTSASFFSWIQQP is encoded by the exons ATGGCAGAGGGAAGCTACCGCAAGGAATCTGAAGGGTACAACGTTGAAGACATGGACGAGGGTAGTGATGAAGTCGGGGAGGAAGACATGGTTGAAGGCAACGACTATGAAGAATTTGGTGCTTTCGGAGGCTACGGCGCCCTCACCAGCTTTGACATCCGCATCCTCAGAGCCTTTGGGAGCTTGGGTCCAGGCTTTCGCATCTTAGCG AATGAGCCCTGGGAACTGGAAAACCCTGTGCTGGCCAGAACTCTGCTGGAGGCATTTCGGATGGATCCAGAAACACTTGCCAATGAGACGGCTGCCCGTGCTGCCAACGTAGCCCGGGCCGCCGCCTCTAACCAAGCTGCTCGGGCCGCTGCCACTGCTGCCCGTGCCACCTACAATCAGGTGGTCACTAACCACCACCCGGTGGCCACACACCAGGCGTCAGGAGGCGATACCCAGCCCTTGACGTCCGCTGCCCAGGCTCCGGCAGCCACCCCTGAGACAAGCGTCGCTTCTCCGCACAGCTCCCAGATGCTAGTCAATAGCGAGATGGCTGCCCCTGGGGCTCCGGCAAGGTCCTCGCAGCCGCAGACATCCTCCCAGGCCCAGGAAGCTGCGGCCGAGGGCCCTAGTACGGCCTGTGCTTTCCCCCAGGCCTCGCGTGCGAGTGAGATGGATGCCACCCGGCCCAAGACAGccttcctgggtcagaaggacGCCTTTGATTTCAGCCAGCCGGCAGGTGTCAGTGGCATGGCCTTCCCACGCCCCAAGAGACCTGCCCCGGCCCAAGAGGCTGCCACAGAGGGCCCCAGTGTTGCCTCCAGGGGCACCCAGGCAGCCTCTACCGGGGAGGGGGCGGCCACCCGGCCCAAGACGACCAAGTCCGGGAAGGCTCTCGCCAAGACCCGCTGGGTGGAGCCTCAGAATGTTGTGGCAGCAGCTGCCGCCAAGGCCAAGATGGCCACGAGCATCCCTGAGCCTGAGAGTGCAGCTGCGACTTCTCAGCAGAGTGCGGAGCCCTGGGccagaatgggaggcaagaggACAAAGAAG TCCAAGCACCTGGATGACGAATATGAGAGCAGCGAGGAGGAGAGAGAGCCTCCTGCGGTCCCACCGACCTGGAGGGCATCGCAGCCCCTGCTGACGACCGCGCGGCCTCAGATGGCCCCTCGGCCCCCCATGGCCCTGAGGTCCCAGGTACCCTCAAGGCACGTGCTGTGCTTGCCACCCCGCAATGTGACCCTTCTGCAAGAGAGG gcaaataaGTTGGTGAAATATCTGATGATTAAAGACTACAAGAAGATCCCCATCAAGCGCTCAG ACATGCTGAAGGATGTCATCCGAGAGTATGACGAACACTTCCCTGAGATCATTGAACGAGCAACGTACACTCTGGAAAAG AAGTTCGGGATCCACCTGAAGGAAATTGACAAGGAAGAGCACCTGTACATTCTCGTCTGCACACGGGATTCGTCAGCCCGCCTCCTGGGAAA GACCAAGGACACTCCCAGGCTGAGTCTCCTCTTGGTGATTCTGGGTGTCATCTTCATGAACGGCAACCGCGCCAGCGAGG CTGTCCTCTGGGAGGCACTGCGCAAGATGGGACTGCGCCCCGG GGTGAGGCACCCATTCCTTGGCGATCTGAGGAAACTCATTACAGAGGACTTTGTGAAGCAGAA GTACCTGGAATACAAGAAGGTCCCCAGTAGCAGCCCACCCGAGTATGAGTTCCTCTGGGGTCTGCGCGCCTGCCATGAGACCAGCAAGATGAGGGTGCTGAGATTCATCGCCCAG TATCAGAACCGAGACCCCCGGGAATGGAGGGCTCATTTCTTGGAGGCTGTGGATGATGCTTTCAAGACGATGGATGTGGACATGGCTGAGGAGCATGCCAGGGCCCAGATGAGGGCCCAGATGAACATCGGGGAGGAAGCTCTGATTGGACGGTGGAGCTGGGATGATATCCAGGTGGAGCTCCTGACCTGGGATGAGGACGGAGATTTTGGCGACGCCTGGTCCAGGATCCCCTTTGCTTTCTGGGCCAGATACCATCAGTACATTCTGAATAGCAACCGTGCCAACAGGAGAGGTACCTGGAGGGCTGGTGTCAGCAGTGGCACCAATGGCGCGGCCAGCGCCAGCATGCTTGATGGCCCCAGCACCAGCTCCACCATCCGGACCAGAAACGCCGCCAGAACCAGTGCCAGCTTCTTCTCCTGGATTCA GCAGCCCTGA